The genomic region CCTCGCTGGGCATTCCGGGCCTGCTGTTCTCGACGCGTTATGCCAAGGGCGACAACGCCAAGGTCATCGGCTTCAACGGCGAAGGACGCGAGTGGGAGAGGGACTTGAGCCTCGGCTATGTGGTGCAGAGCGGCACGTTCAAGGATGTCTCGCTGCGTTGGCAGAACGCCAGCGCGACGAGCAACTTCGCCCGTGACACCAACGAAAACAGAGTGATCCTGGGTTACACCGTGGCGCTCTGGTAGCGGTAATGGCGTGCAACAGGAACAGCCTGTTGCACGCCCAAGCAGTGGAAAGAGGGGATAGATCAGATGACGAGTTTGCCGTTGCGGCGGGCACTGCCCAGTCAACAACGCGTATCGGCGCGTGGCGTAAGTGATTTCATCGAAGCGGTGAACGCTGCGGACCTGGAGTTGCACAGCTTCATGCTGTACCGCGATGGCGCGGTGGTAGCCGAAGCGTTTTGGGCGCCTTATTGCGCCGAACGCCTGCATGTCCAGCATTCGGCGACAAAAAGCTGGGTGTCCATGGCCGTCGGGCTGTTGGTGGATGACGGCGTGCTGTCGCTGGACGCCAAGGTGGTGGATTTTTTTGCCGCCGATTGCCCGGCATCCATCAGCGCCAACCTGGCGGCCATGACCGTGCGGGATTTGCTGACCATGCGCACCGGCCATCGCCAGGGCATTTCTGGTGGCGCCTGGCGCGGGCGCAGTGACAGTTGGGTGCGGTTGTTCCTCAATGAGCCGGTCGAAGACCCGCCAGGGCACCGGTTTATCTATAGCAGTGCGTCGAGCTTCATGCTCTCGGCGATTGTCAGCGTAGTCAGCGGCCAGACGGCGTTCGAGCTGTGCAACGCACGTATCTTCCAACCCATGGGCATGGGCCCCATCGAGTGGGATCTGGCTCCTGGCGGTTTCAACACCGGTGGCAATGGCCTCAGTTGCCGCACCGAAGACTTGCTCAAATTCGGCGTGTTGCACTTGCAACACGGCAATTGGCAGGGGCAGCAATTGCTGTCCCGAGAATGGGTGGCCGAAGCGACCCGTGGGCACGTCGATGATGTATGGATGGGCGCCTTCAATGGCAAGCGCTACCTGAGTCGCGACGAGTCGAGCGGCGCGGCTGTCACGCGCCGCGAAGGCTACGGCTACCAGTGGTGGATGACCCTGCACGGTGGGTATTACGCCTCCGGCGTGTTTGGCCAGCAGTGCATTGTGCTACCGCGCCATAACGCGGTGATTGCGTTTACCGCGGGACTCGCCCTGGGCGAGCGGCGCTTGCACAGCCTGCTCTGGGAGCATCTTTTGCCGGCGCTGGACGTACCCAGCGAAGGCTCGGCGGATGCCGCGCTGGCGGCGCTGCTGGCCCATCAACAACGGCCAGTCATGTCTGGCGCCGCGAGCTCGCCGCGCCAGGCTGAATTCAGCACTACGTTTGCCATGCAGGCCAACGAAGACCAGGTCAGCGAAGTGCGCCTGGAGTTCGGGCCTGAGTATTGTGACTTTTACCTCACCGACCCCCGTGGCACCCATTGCATCCGGGCCGGGTTGAGCGCCGGCATCGAAACCCAGACCAGCATGACCGGCCACTATCTGCATCACCAATACCAGCCGGAACTCACCCCCGTGGTGGCGCAGGCGCGCTGGACCGAAGACCGGGTGTTGAGCATGACCTGGCAGTTTGTCGAGACGGCGTTTTGTGATCGGGTCACCTGCCGTATCGAACACGGCACCTTGTACGTGGACCGCAGCGTCAACGTAAACGCAGGCCCGTTGCAGCGCCCGACGCTGGCCGGCCATCCAACCATCGCTTCGCAGGAGTCGCCATGAACGATTTTTCCAACCCTTCAGTTTCCGCGCGCGGCGCGTTCTGGGCGCCATTTACCCCGATGCGCCAGTTCCAGCAACAACCGATGATGTTCGCCAGCGCCGACGGTATGCACTACACCACCACCGATGGGCGCCGCGTACTCGACGCAATGGCGGGGCTGTGGTGCGTGAACGCCGGGCATGGCCAGCCGAAAATAGTCGAAGCCATTCGCGAAGCGGCGGGGCGCCTGGACTTTGTCTCGTCGTTCAAGATGAGCCATCCCCAGGCCCTGGAAATGGCCGAGCGCCTGATCGACATCAGCCCCGCCGGTATGGAGCAGGTGTTCTTCACCAACTCTGGATCTGAAGCGGTGGATACTGCGTTGAAGATCGCGCGGGCGTATCACCAGGCGCGTGGTGATTGCCGTCGGACCAAATTTATCGGGCGTGCCAAAGGCTACCATGGCATGGGCTTCGGTGGGCTGTCAGTATCCGGTATCGGTCGCCAGAAACGTGACTTTGGCCCGCTGCTGGGGGAGGTCTCGCACCTGCCATTGCCCTATGACGCGGGCATGCGTTTCAGCGTTGGGCAGCCGCAGCAGGGCGCCAGTTACGCTGATGCGCTGACACAACTGCTGGATATCCAGGACCCGAGCACCGTGGCCGCGGTGATTGTCGAGCCGGTGACCGGCTCCGGCGGGGTTTATGCGCCGCCCCAAGGCTATTTGCAACGCTTGCGCGAGATTTGCACACGGCACGGCGTGCTGTTGATTTTCGACGAGGTAATCACCGGTTTTGGCCGCGTCGGCGCGCCCTTTGCCGCGCAAGCCTTTGGCGTGCTGCCGGACCTGATCACTACCGCCAAGGGCCTGACCAACGGCGCCGTGCCCATGGGCGGCGTGCTGGTCAGTGGCGCGGTGTATGAAGCGTTCATGGCCGGGCCGCAGAATGTCATCGAACTGATGCACGGCTACACCTATTCCGCGCACCCACTGGCGTGTGCGGCCGGGTTGGCGACCCTGGAGGTGCATCGTGAATTGGGCATCAACCAGCACGTCAACGCGGTGAGTGGGCTGTGGCAGTCGACCGCACTCGCGCTGCAAGGCATCGGCGCGGTGCTGGACGTACGCGCGATCGGTTTGCTCTGCGCGGTGGAGCTCGAGCCGCGTACTGGTTTCCCCGGCGCGCGTGGCAGCGAGGTTGCGCAGTGGTGCTTCGACAACGGCGTGCTGGTGCGCGGCTCGGGTGACACCATTGTGATTTCGCCGCCGCTGGTCATCAGCCCGCAGGAGATCGCCCAGGTGTTCGAAACCCTGGCGAGTGCCCTGAAACACGTCGCCTGAAGGGAGTCCAAGGTATGTCGGATCTGTTTGAGTTCTATATTGACGGTGCCTGGGTCAAGCCTCACGGCACGGCCATTGAGCCCGTGGTAAATCCATCCACCGAGCAGGTGGTTGCGCGCATCACCCTTGGCGACAGCCACGATGTGGACCGCGCAGTCGGCGCGGCCAGGCAAGCG from Pseudomonas synxantha harbors:
- a CDS encoding serine hydrolase domain-containing protein encodes the protein MTSLPLRRALPSQQRVSARGVSDFIEAVNAADLELHSFMLYRDGAVVAEAFWAPYCAERLHVQHSATKSWVSMAVGLLVDDGVLSLDAKVVDFFAADCPASISANLAAMTVRDLLTMRTGHRQGISGGAWRGRSDSWVRLFLNEPVEDPPGHRFIYSSASSFMLSAIVSVVSGQTAFELCNARIFQPMGMGPIEWDLAPGGFNTGGNGLSCRTEDLLKFGVLHLQHGNWQGQQLLSREWVAEATRGHVDDVWMGAFNGKRYLSRDESSGAAVTRREGYGYQWWMTLHGGYYASGVFGQQCIVLPRHNAVIAFTAGLALGERRLHSLLWEHLLPALDVPSEGSADAALAALLAHQQRPVMSGAASSPRQAEFSTTFAMQANEDQVSEVRLEFGPEYCDFYLTDPRGTHCIRAGLSAGIETQTSMTGHYLHHQYQPELTPVVAQARWTEDRVLSMTWQFVETAFCDRVTCRIEHGTLYVDRSVNVNAGPLQRPTLAGHPTIASQESP
- a CDS encoding aminotransferase class III-fold pyridoxal phosphate-dependent enzyme translates to MNDFSNPSVSARGAFWAPFTPMRQFQQQPMMFASADGMHYTTTDGRRVLDAMAGLWCVNAGHGQPKIVEAIREAAGRLDFVSSFKMSHPQALEMAERLIDISPAGMEQVFFTNSGSEAVDTALKIARAYHQARGDCRRTKFIGRAKGYHGMGFGGLSVSGIGRQKRDFGPLLGEVSHLPLPYDAGMRFSVGQPQQGASYADALTQLLDIQDPSTVAAVIVEPVTGSGGVYAPPQGYLQRLREICTRHGVLLIFDEVITGFGRVGAPFAAQAFGVLPDLITTAKGLTNGAVPMGGVLVSGAVYEAFMAGPQNVIELMHGYTYSAHPLACAAGLATLEVHRELGINQHVNAVSGLWQSTALALQGIGAVLDVRAIGLLCAVELEPRTGFPGARGSEVAQWCFDNGVLVRGSGDTIVISPPLVISPQEIAQVFETLASALKHVA